A segment of the Gossypium hirsutum isolate 1008001.06 chromosome D10, Gossypium_hirsutum_v2.1, whole genome shotgun sequence genome:
TTTTCACAGGTCTTCATAGCTATTGCTCTTATCCTTGGGGATGGTCTTTACAACTTGATCAAGATAATATATATATCTGCAAAGGAAGTGTGCAACAAAAGCACCAAGCAGAGCAAGCTTCCTATTGTTAATGAAGTTATAGGTGAGGATGCcgtattttttctttcttttggccATCTGTGAGGATGCCGTGGTTAGGCTGCTGCTTTGCATGCATTCTTTTGTGTTGTTCAGGTGCATGTATCTCTCGGTTTTGTTGCTTTTTTTCCTAGCTTTAGGAATAGTGAAGTCATAGTCACCGGAGAGTGGGTTCTACTAATATGACATTTGTTCATAGTTCTTGGTGAAAACTCATTGATAGATGCAACTTTAGTgccttaatttgaatatgtaagTTTGCCTTGTCAAAACTTCTGAATCTTTTCTGAACTTCTAGGCAAAATGTGTATGCAAGTATCTTTTTCATTGTTCATAAAGCATTCTGTCCTCCACTGTGGGTTTATTTAACTATTGTTGTGCTTCCGCAGATAATGAGAGTTCTAAAGTACTTGCAGAGCAGAGAAAAAGAGATGACATATTTCTTAAAGACAGGATACCAACTTGGTTTGCTGCTTCTGGATATGTGGCCTTGGCTGCTATATCAACAGCTACTATTCCAATAATCTTTCCATCTCTAAAGTGGTATTTGGTTCTTGTTTCATACATTATTGCCCCTGCTCTTGCCTTCTGCAACTCTTATGGAACTGGACTTACAGACTGGAACCTGTCTTCCACTTATGGGAAGATTGGTCTTTTCATCATAGCTTCCTTAGTCGGAAGCGATGGTGGAGTCATGGCTGGTTTGGCTGCCTGTGGGGTTATGATGTCTATTGTCTCCACCGCAGCTGATCTAATGCAAGATTTCAAGACGGGTTACCTTACTCTATCATCAGCCAAGTCTATGTTTGTGAGCCAGTTACTGGGAACAGCCATGGGATGTGTCATTGCTCCACTCACATTCTGGATGTTTTGGACTGCTTTTGAAGTTGGGTCACCTGAAGGTCCATACAAAGCACCTTATGCGGTGATATTCAGGGAAATGGCCATTCTTGGTATTGAGGGCTTCTCGGAACTTCCCAAGCATTGTTTGGCTTTATGTTTCGGATTCTTCATTGGTGCTGTTCTTGTAAACCTCTTGAGGGATGTGACTCCCAAGGAAATTTCACAGTTCATTCCTATTCCAATGGCTATGGCAGTTCCATTCTACATTGGAGCTTACTTTGCGGTCGACATGTTCGTTGGAACAGTAATCTTGTTTATATGGGAACGAATTAACCAGAAGGAAGCAGAGGATTACGCGGGTGCAGTTGCTTCAGGTTTAATTTGTGGTGACGGTATTTGGACAATACCATCAGCCATACTTTCTATCTTGAGGATCAATCCACCAATTTGCATGTACTTTGGGCCTTCTCTGAGTAGTTGATTAGGAAACCGACTGGCTATCATATGGAAGTGTATTGTATGAAGTGGAAGGTCAATTAGATTCTGTGTATATGTCTGTTCTTTTGTATATTTCCAATCGTGGATTATAAGACAACAATCTCTATCAAGTAATTGGATTCATCAGACGACTTATCTGAAATCTCAAAGTCGGTTTTACAAGTAACTTCTCTGTTCGTATGAACCACTAGCCCTAGCTATAGCATGAAAATTTACATTATCGTTGAATTTAGCATAATTTGGTTGGCTCCTGTAGTCATCCATCTGCTAGTGATGCTGTTTAAAAGTATAGATTGAATTTCAGCTTATATATTTTAGAAAGCCTTGTCAATTACTGTACTAGCTTTCTATATCATGACAGTTGACATTATTGTTGAATTTGGAGTGTGCTcttggtttttattttcttttttttttagtaaagggaaattaaaaaaatgtcaatCATTGATAGGGGAAGAGTGATGGCTGTGTTTCTTATGAAAAATGAAGCAGTGGAGTGTGACATCCAGCTCTccaaatcatttaatttttattgaagaaaaagtGTAAGAAATAATTGTAGCTAGCAATAGGAAGAATAGATAGGATTAGGGGAGAGCCGTGGTGCTGCCAATTAGAGATGGTTCTACCAAATTTGGAAGTTATGTTTGACTGATTGATGGAAACAAAAGCTGGGTGTgactttttcttttgttaaaatcaaGAAATCTCATCCAACATTTGTGGGTCTGATGTTGACATGCTTTAGAAAAAGCaggtaaattattaaattttggtgAATGAAAGATGATTGAAATTTTTTGGTGCTGGACGTTTGGTGCTCTTACCACCACCTAATTTTCAAGAATGATTGTACCACCCTATTTAACATAAACAACAATCAAGGCTTAGTATAGTtgctaataatatatatattaatttatattccTTATCCTACCTGTTGATGATGATTTAATTTAGTTTGACTTAAAAGATATATGAGAAAGAAGTCAACTCCAACCATGCCACTGAATTTACATCTATCACTCCACCCGTTATGaataaaattcgattcgatttaaaaatttcgataaaattttttattttgaattaattagttcgagttatttgagttaatcaagttattcggattaacttgaataaaaaaaattaagattttttgtttaactcgaatatgaattacacaattcgagttatccgaataaaaaaagaaaaaattacgtcgttttgataaatgtttactttttttaaagttaaaagtcaaaccaattaagttaaaagacaaaactacgttgttttgataaatgtttacctattAAGTTAAAATGCAAAACCATCATattatttatgtagttaaataatattgtacttcatctactagttaaataatcggtctaTGTAACCGcaatattgagtataaataataggattcgttaactcgactcgacttgTCTTGAAAtattttgactcgattcgattcaattaaaaaaaattaaaattgagttcGGTTGTTAAAATAGAATTCATTAACTCGACTAACttgatcgaatactcacccctaattATACCTAGAAGACTAATGgctcaattttgaaaaattaaaatatttaaaaatatatataaactaatgcgtaatattaataataattatttataagactatTGCAAAACCATTAAAAATAGCTAAAAGAAAAGGTGGATCAAATAAATGTTAATAGCTCGTACAATTTGTACAATTGTTCACAATGTCTCTTCATACTTGTCAATATTGTAAAAATTTAGAGTGTGTGAGAGAGGAAATAAGAAAgattaagagaaaagtgatcaatCTTGAAAGAAAAAAGCTATGGACTTTTTAGTTTTAGTGATTAGAGAGAGactaatttaatttcatataaattaatttgttttaaaaaaattttatttgtggggttatttttctcaaaaaatattgtgagtttaatttcttttttctttaattaaaatttatttttataaaatacttttttcacaaaaaaatctaGTGGGATCAATTATAACGTTCCTACGCAAAACTGACCTTGTTCTATAAATACCTCTTTTCAATACTAGGGCAAAAGTATACTCATAAGAAGATACAAGATAACTTTATAAATCTTGTCAAAGCACTGCATCACATAAGAGGACCCATGCgatctttacatataaatttcATCACTTCTCTAACTTGATGAACACTTCCTCCTATCTCCATATGTTATCTCCTACAATGCCTCTAAGCTAACATCTGCCACTACTTACGATGTGAACCACTTCTATCTCGATAGCTCTTCATACATGTTAAAGTCTTGAACCGCCACCCTTATACTATTCTATGTATAGCTAAATTGTTATAACAAAAtcatatacttatttttttttttttataaagggtgacattcaataaatttaatatttataattatttcttctatttttagattacaatgttttttttttttactcaagtCTTGTTTAAGCAAGTTGGATATTGCCCTTGGTTATAAGTTGAAAACAAAAGTGTTCAGCCAGCCTTGGCTAATGCTATACATAGAATAGCATTGTAAATGCTTATAGCGTTGGAGCTAGAAATTTTACATTAtgagtcaaatttttaaaaattaaaatgtcagATAAATCaatatatgatattattaatGGCAAAactattacaaaataattaaaaataactgaAAGAATCATTAAATTATCTtcaaatgaattttgtgagattaATTGAACCCacaattatttatcaaaattttctattaacttttttattaatattaatgaaatatatatatatttaaaattatttcttttgaaaaataagaaaccaaacaaaaattcaaaataaaaaaaaaacattgcttTGCTGAATCTTATATTCATAGTGATTATATCATTTTCGTATTTTAAACATTCCTTTGAGACGGTAATCTTACGATGTCAATGTCCAAAACATGTAGATAATCTCAATTCCAA
Coding sequences within it:
- the LOC107914009 gene encoding probable metal-nicotianamine transporter YSL6, whose translation is MGTEISEPLILDKESIDDGAGIESELVPEWKDQITIRGLVVSALLGTLFCIITHKLNLTVGIIPSLNVGAGLLGFFFVKSWTGFLTKLGFQVSPFTKQENTVIQTCVVACYGLAFSGGFGSYMIAMDERTYKLIGADYPGNRAEDIKNPGLGWMTGFLFVVSFLGLFSLTPLRKVMVLDYKLTYPSGTATAMLINSFHTHSGAELAGKQVKCLGKYLSISFIWSCFKWFFSGIGDSCGFDNFPSFGLMLFRNTFYFDFSPTYVGCGLICPHIVNCSVLLGAIISWGFLWPFISAHAGDWYPSGLESNNFKGLYGYKVFIAIALILGDGLYNLIKIIYISAKEVCNKSTKQSKLPIVNEVIDNESSKVLAEQRKRDDIFLKDRIPTWFAASGYVALAAISTATIPIIFPSLKWYLVLVSYIIAPALAFCNSYGTGLTDWNLSSTYGKIGLFIIASLVGSDGGVMAGLAACGVMMSIVSTAADLMQDFKTGYLTLSSAKSMFVSQLLGTAMGCVIAPLTFWMFWTAFEVGSPEGPYKAPYAVIFREMAILGIEGFSELPKHCLALCFGFFIGAVLVNLLRDVTPKEISQFIPIPMAMAVPFYIGAYFAVDMFVGTVILFIWERINQKEAEDYAGAVASGLICGDGIWTIPSAILSILRINPPICMYFGPSLSS